aatcccccaaaggAGACCAGAAACCCACTTCTCCAGGCTTCCGGAAGCAGACGAAGGCATGGAGAACGAGGAAAAATTTGAGGGGGGCCAAAGGGAACACGGCTCTGCTGGCCGGGGTTTTCAGCTCAGGGCCCCCTTCACGGCCTCCTTTTCAGCATTCTCTTGGGACAGGGACAGGGGTGGGTGGTATTTCTCCTCTCCCCCTTCTACAAAGGTTTCATGGCCTCGCCTATTTCCTCCCTGAAAGAACCAACCGCAAGGAAAAACCATTCTTTGGAATCTCAGCTTGGAAACACTCAAGGCTGGTGATCAGAATATTTAGAATAGATTCAGAATCCAAATCCCCCGTGTGTAACTCACACCCAGGCAGGCCTGGGCTGGGTGGGGGCCAAGGGGGTGTGGGGGTGAGCACAGAAgtatttcctctcctctcccccctcCCAAACCTCCACAGACCACCACTCCCTCATCCTCCCTTCTTGAATTAATGCCCCTCTCTAATCGTAACTAAAGGTCCAAGAATCTGTGGAGAAGGGAGGAATGTGATTTTGCAATCCAAAGTCCTAATTATGGGGGGGGGGGAATAGTTATttgacaaaaagaaagggaaggaaaaggaactGTGTATTGAATGGGGAAGAGGTGCTTGGTAGATGGTTATGATTTGGGTTGAGAACTGTGCATTCCAATCAGAGCCTCTCTGTGGAAAATGCATTTTGTGAATTTCTTAAAACTGTCCAACTCTGATCCACTTTCATAGAAAGATCCAATTTCTGTGTGCCGCTGATGTGTTCTTCCTATCTTAGCCTTGTTGTATTGGGCAAACTGAGGGAAAACACACAAAGGGCTTTCAAAATTAAACAATGAAACTGTCACGATGCCATCAGACCTACTGCGGTGACCACAGAAATATGGGAAACAGCACATCCGACTGGTCCCAAATGCCCCCACAGCAAAGTCACGGGCTGATATATTCATAAATGCCCGAAAGTTACGACATTCGCAATTTCCTCTGAGCTCTTAATTGGGGTTCTAGCTCTAAAATtgtttccaaaacagaaacacatgtgAACATACAGGGAGGCAACGGACAGCTGAACCTGGCCTGCACCTGCGTGCAAATGCGCACACGGGGTGACATGCCTTCGAAGGCGGCGTCACAGCTCTCTCTGGCTTCCCTCATTTCTCACCTCCCACAGACACTACGGGGACGGGCGGGGAGCTGCGGGTTTTGCTACGCCTTCGTGCTGAGCAAtttgatttgctttgttttttgttgtgtCCCTCTCGAAAGGGTAAAGATGCTCCCACACTGTGGCCGGACTGTACTCCTTTATGCCCTGACAGTCATGGGGCAGCCTGGGAGGCTGAAACGCTCTCGCCCTGTCCCTTACCCCCGctggagagaaaacaaacaaacaaaaatgcccAGACAGAGCTGGGTTTGTTCACGAGCCCCGGGTGGAGCCAGGCTTGGAGAGGATTCCCCTTTTCTGGGGCTGTGTGATGTCTAGATTTTGAAGATTTTATATCAAAAGTGAGAAAAGCAGTGTTATCGAAAGGTGGGTGAAGGCTCCAGCTCTGGTTTTAAACATGTACAAAAACAGGCAAACACGTACATCTTCGTTCGGAGGTCTGAAGGGCTGGATCACCTCCCTGATAGCTCCTGTCTGCCTAGTGCTGGACTCGGGGCATCTTTGAAATTTGGGATGGGCCCGCGGTGAGAAAACAAGCTTTAGGTGTCTCTCATTTTCCTGTTGACAGCAAGGAAGACACCGACTCCAAGCTATTCATGCAGCCTCCTGAGGAATCATCAGAAGTGGTAAAACGTACAGCCTCTCATGGTAGATGTCTCTTCCCTAAAAACGAAGgcatttatttcttcaaagaaaagggACACAATTTAAGAGTAAATCAGATGAAAGTAAATCGCAGATGAGCAGTCTAAGGCGGGTGAATCAGACTTCCCAGCCTCTCTGATCATACGTTTATTTAAGAAGTAAGGTCTCCGAGCCCGGCTGTGTGTTTTACTGGCATGGAAATTAGCCAGCTAAAGCTTGTCACTCACGGACCTCGGTCTTCCAATCTATCTAGTCTTTAACTACCAACAGGCAAAAATGTGGCAAgcaaacttttaaatatattgatcGGCCCAGAATGGCGGGTGGAGTGCGATTCATCAAGTCAAGGGTGAACACGGAACTAAGCTGGCctaaaccaaaaaataaagacaagggCAAAAACCTTCCAGTTTCGGGACTTGCGAACCTTTGAATGTGTCCGAAGCCACTTGGGTCATTTCAGACAAGGACATGCGGGGAATGCGGCGCCTGGGACAGCTGCACCCCATGTTTGCAAGGCTGGTTACCATTTGCCCCTGCCCACTGCGTTTAGCCTGAAAGCTGGTGGTTTGGCAAGGGGAGGTCCTGTTTAAGAGCGGAAGTACCTCTAATTGACGGGTGTAAATAAAAACTACTGGGGTGAAGGTATAAGGGAGAAAAGATCAGAACTTTAGAACTGCACATTCAGTAATAAATACGGCATTTCCCATTGGAATGGGCTCTGTTGAAAGCCCAGGTGGTTATGGCATGAAGGCAAATAAATGATTATCTAGACATCATTTCCTCACTGAGAACAGGAAGTAGAACCTCTGCCTATCTGATGTCAGTCTATTAATGTGTCAGATACATTGTAAAAAATTATTACATGgttctggggaaaaaaggaaacatgggAAGTGATTTTGTGGCTGCCTGAGAgcgagaagggggagggaagaaaagCCCACGGAAGGGGTGTACTTAACTAACTAGTTTCACTTACGGCTCTGCCTGATGAATGACCACATTTGACATCACTGATAATTACAATACTATCCAGGGCCTGAGAGGAAACCAGGGTGCTCGACTCTGCTAAAGCTTCTGCCCATGGCATCTGCTTGGGGaggggaataaaaaaaaattttttttcttcttagtaaAATTATCTGCCAGAGAAACAATGAAGCTCGGAAAAGTACCGcttagtgtgtgcatgtgtaccaCAGGCTTTTAAAATGCTGGCTGTTACCTTCTGGGACACTTCCCTTTATAACATTGTATATATCTTATAAATttcagtggattttttttaaacaatattacaGGTTGAAAATAAGCGAGTCTATTTGGGTTGGCGCATCAAGTCAGAAGCACCATCATGTTTCCTGTGGGTCTGTACCTAAGACCCTCAGACAGGGGGCACAGTTAATTAGTGTGGAGGTTATACATGTAATACCTTTCGTCTCTACCACAATCATTTATTCtcttgttaaaaaagaaaattaaacagaagTCAAGGGTTGGCTGTTTTTTATGACTGCAGACAGtaataagaagaagaaatagaagtcTCACGTAAATTTCATTTTGTGAATACACGGGTAAAGCGCATGATCTTGGGGCTTCCAAAATGTGGTACGTCCCACAGATGTGAGTGGGCTCAGTTCTGCATTTGGAATGAAAGGAATTTTAACACTATTTAGACAAAGCCTCAAATGCAGTGTGAAGGGAAAGCTAGATTTCCTTACATgatttaaacaacaacaagaattagAGACCTATTTGTAATAAGGGCTCTCCGGCAGGATTTAGgattttttggttaaaaaaaaaaagcatgtatttGTGTTCACCACACATTACATTTCAAAGCTTTTTagtaattttttcccctaaatatggTTACTTCTTCTAACGCCTTTTATTAGGAGTTAAACTTCTCTTAAAGGCAGCCACCAAAatcgcattttttttttttgttgccaACACCACTCTGTGTTTTTCATATTTGGGCCCCAAACCTGCTTATTATATTGAACTGCCTTGTAGGGTCCTATCAAAACACCTAATTGTTGGACCACTGTATTTTTCTCGGAAGTGGCATTTCCCATGAGATAATTAGAATAACTCCATCCTGGTCACTCTTATCTGGAACATGTGTTTGCCTAAAATCTTGCATCAGATGCTGGGCTCTCTAAGTGatacatccatttctgcttctaCAGTGGGAGACTGCAAATCTCCTCGCTGGgatcagaccaaaaaaaaaaaaaaaaaaaatctctgaagcaGAGAACAGCTAAGTTCAAGCACATGGAAGAAGGTTGACTAAGACTTCTGTTAACGCAAAATGAAGTGTGGATTCAGGGTCCCTATCCAAGCTAACAGTGAGAGAAAGGTCAAAATGCCCTGTTAGCCTCTGGCTCCGTGTTCtgtgaaagagggaaggaaggctgATACACGGCCAGAACTCATCAGCACCAAGCACAGCCTGCTTTCCTCAAAATCAGGCCTTCGTTCAGAGTTGCaatattatctttctttcttttttttaaaagggcagaaaagaaaataaaacagaagtcaCTGTGTTGGCCTCTATCTTCCAAACAGTGTCGGCTTTGTCTAACATCCTATTAGTGATCTTGGGGAAGTTGATGAAGAATGCAAACTACATGAATTTGTAATACGAGGTGCATGAATTtgtgacatttttaaaataggtcAATGCTGTTAGTGAAGGCGGCTCCAGACTTTCCAACCGATCTTTCCAGGGAGCCCCCACTCACAACCTGTGTTGGGATGAAATACCAATAAATCAAACCACAGCGTTTATTTCAATCAGGCATTATTTTTTCGCTCCTATTCCAGGAGCTAAGGTGCTTTGCAGTCATTACCAGCTCATCTATGTGGAGATGCCCTCAGCTAAATTTGCACGGGGAAATATGATTTAATAACACAGTTTAAACCCAGATATATACTTGGACTTCTGTAAGTGAGAggaggatttttctttttcctatttaagACAAATGACCTTCAAAGTTAAAAACACAAACCAACAACTTTGATGCGTTCAAAGTGTTGATGTGAAATCTTGTCAGGCCTTGCTAACAAGAAAATCATGGCGtgtgagggaagaagaaaaataatcagtTTCAGCCAAAAGGCAAGAACTGTTTATCTTGACCACCGAATGCGTATGTGCCAAGCCACCTCTGCCTGTGCCCTCTTTCTGGGCTCATTTCTCTCCAGATGGGCACGCTGCTGGGGGATCAGACGCTCGGGGCGAGGCTGAGAAGGCCCTGCTCTCTGGttggcatttttgtttgtttccagcaGGGCAATGGTGTCTCAacttatttaaaaactgaaaactttgACGGGGAGGGGGATTTTCAGAGATCACAACTTACATTTACATTAtctattactaattattagaagGACTGCGCTAACAAAACAGCCTATGTTTCCCTCTGAATTACTGCCTCACTACTCCTTCATTATCCTTCCTCTACAGAAAAGGATGCCTTTCAAACTTCTAATGCAGTGTTGGGCCCAGTTAAACTGCACACTAAGAAACTGAGTACAGAATccaaaaaaaaatgcagtttattattgtaattattctttctcttgatataaccagaattgaaaatgaaagaaaagcacaTAGGAACATCACGCGTGGTTAGTTAGTAACTCAAGATATAAAAcaattttgcacagcaaaatatGTAAAAGGAAAGTAACTGAcaagatttttttatatttattgtggTAAGATTtactgttcatttgtttttaaagacaggATGTCAGTCCCTGAAAATAACATTTACTGATTATTGCCTTTAaaactgtggatttttttttaagttacagaaAATCCAGTTCTGCACCACAATACAACTGTAAAAAAATCTGCATCATCTTAAAACTGTGCAGTAATGCCATTTTTTATAACTGCATAAATTTTATTAGCGTTCTAAACagttttgcaaattttttttgtattatatgCTTGCAGGTTATATCTAGTGCAATTCAGTCCCAAatactttaatttgaaaaaaaaacatacattttgAATGTAAAATACCCCTACAGATATAAACAGGGGTGCTTCCCCTTTTAATACTTTGGTTTTCAATACAGTCAGTGGTATAGCAAAGACTACACATACCCAACTTATATTTAAGTTGCAAGCACATGCTGTAtaagctactttttttttaaacagtcccCTTGCAAACTCTACCCCCCTTAACATCACAACAGTAAACAATTTAGTgcatcaatcttttaaaaaatctacagctAAACAGACCTAACTCTTTCAAATTTATCTATAACATTCCTTTATCTGTAGCATACATTTTAACTGGGCTAACAGATTATAAAAACTAGAATTAAATTATATACTAGAAACCCATAGCATTCCACATTTGACAATGACCAAaagccaaaaaactaaaaacaaaacaaaaataatggggcagatttctttctcttaaaaataaattttagactgCTTTCGGCAACAGCACAATTTTAGTCCACCCAATGGGGTGGTCATTCTCATTTAAGAGGAATACATTAAGAGTTCTTTACTGTTGGccttgttaaatttttttaacccATTCCGGCATCTTTGACAAGGAGCCCCTTCAGTGCATTTACAATGGGAGGCTGAAGTTCTGAGTAACTCAAAGCAGTTTTGGAGCACATGCAAACTTTCATGGGAAGAAGGCTCTAGggttgcacttttttttttgttctgaaCTCAAAAAAGTCATGAggcaataaaacaaaagtatGAATGCCAATGCCATAAGTCTTCGAACGTCCATTTccaagccaaaaggaaaaaaaaaaagaaaaaataattataccatACATGTCCAGCATGCaggctttttttttattaatataatgtcTCTTTTCCATAAAGTCTTTGAAACAGTTATAGTTCATTGTTGCTAAGACAAAGTAGCAAGCATAATAATGCATGAGATGAgaatgagttgtttttttttttaatggcagactAAACTCTCAGATTTGGCATCATAAGGACCAAAACTCACGAGTCACACCCAGAAGGTTGATGCAGGCTTGATTGTGGCAGGTTCatgaggatttttttccctctattttagcATAACAATGCTCAAAAAACCCCGATGGAACTCAGCACGCTGCAAGTCTAtaacatttcacatttttttttttcctttgcaagcTCAATCTCATATGAAGAActcaggaggagaaaaaaaacttagcctttttttttcttttatctcaaaGGAGATGGGTGGCAagggggtgagggtggaggaTTGGGGGGTGAGTTAGGGGCAACACAGCAAGCTCCAAAAACtcaaagttcttaaaaaaaaaaatccaaacaaaataaaacacacacacacacagaaaatgaacACCAGCTcatgaactgaagaaaaaaaaaatacgtgAATGATGCAGGCTTCAAAGGTGAGCATGAGGAACTCTGTTGAGATCTTTGAACATTGAGCAAGTgaaaggggtgggggggatgttaaaaaaaaaaagccagcaagTTATGGAGAATTTCAGATTGGCAATCCATGAGCCAGACCACCAGCCCCTCCCCGACTCAAAAACagccgccaccaccaccatcatctcggagcagtgtgtgtgtgtgtgtgtgtgtgtgtgtgtgtgtgtgcgcgcgcgcgcgtgtgtgtgtgtgcgcgtgcaggGGGCAACTGGGGGGGGGGcaagttggggaggggagggggcgaggTGGTGGCGAGCAAGGCGCCTGGAGCTGCAAGCCCACACCCGAGTCGGACCCCCACGGAGCGCTTAGCAAGGGGGCGAGCTGGGGCCGCGTGTCAGACTCACATGAAAAACTCGGGAGAGGACGGGTTGTCGCTGCTCGAGCCGTTTTCTCGGAAGCCGCTGCTCACCAGCTTCTCGTACTTCTCCTTGTACGCGTCCCTCTCGCGCACCAGCCTGGAGATCTCCTGCTTGAGGTGGTCGACCTGCTGCAGCAGCTGGTTCTTCTCGGACTCCAGGACGTGCCTCTGCTGCACCCTCTTGAAGCGGCAGGACTGGGCATAGCCGCGGTTTTTCAGGGTCCGCCTTTTCTGCTTCAGCCGAATCACCTCCTCCTTGCTGACCCCGCGCAGCTGCCGGTTCAGCTCGCGCACCGACATGGTCACCAGCTGCTCGTCGGAGAAGCGGTCGTCGAAGTGCAGGCCGCCGGCCGCGGCGTGATGAGGGTGCagggcgccccccgcccccgccgcgcccccgccgccgccgcctccgccgccgccgccgcccccggcgCTGGCCGGGCCGCCCGAGCCGCCGCCCGAGCCGCCCGCGCCCCCGGCCGAGGCGGACGCGCTGCCCGCGGCGCCCGGCGCGCCGGCCgtcgggtggtggtggtggccggcggcgtggtggtggtggtggtggtggtggtaatgcGGGGCCGCGCCGCTCTGCGCGGCGGCCGCGGCGATCACGGCGGACACCACGGCGGCGGCGGGGCCCATCTCCTCGCCGCTGCCGCCCAGGGAGGCGCCGGCGCCGGCCCCGGCCGCCGAGGCCAGCTGCTGCGCCCCGCGCGCGTAGCCATCGAAGCCGCCCTGGAGCTGGTGGCTGTTGCTGATGAGCGCCTCGACCGCGTCCTCGGGGCTGAAGCCCAGCGCCTCGGGGTTCAGCTGCTGCGGGTAGCCGGTCATCCAGTAGTAGTCTTCCAGGTGCGCCTTCTGCTCGCTGCCTGAGCCCGGGCTGGGCGCCGAGAAGCTGGGCGAAGGGGGCACCGAGCTGCACGGCGTGCTCATGGGGGTGGAGGACAGTGAGCCCCCGGCGATGAGACGGCCGCACTGGCTGATGATGCGGTCGGTCTCCACCGGCTCCTTTTTCACTTCAAACTTCATCAGATCGAAGTCATTAACATATTCCATGGCCAGGGGACTGGTGGGCAGGTCGGAGTTGCTCATTGCCAGTTCCGATGCCATTctcctgccgccgccgccgccgccgccgccgccgccgccgctccgcCAGATGGGCTGCAGGAGAGGGGCCAGCGGGCTGTGCTGGGTGGCCAGCGGGTGAGCCAGCTTGCCGGGCTGGGGCGCTTCTAGCTTGCGCGGCGGTGGCTGGCCCGAAACCTCcgagcgcgcgcacacacacacacacacacccccgccgCCCTGCCCGCGCCCCCCGCGCCCGccctccctcccccccgccccggctCACGCCAATGTGCTCGCTCGCTCGCCCCGGCCCCTCCTCGCCTGCTCGCCTCCGAGCGCGCCGAGTCGGCGGCTTCAGGCTCGGGAAGGTCCTCCGCGGGCTGCggtggcggtggcggcggcggcggcgaagCCGGAGGAGCCCGGCTGGGTGCGCGGCGTCCCCCGCTCGCCGCTCCGCTGCGCGCTTTGCATAAGGAGGGCTCGGCTCGGCTTGCTGGCCCCGGCTGCAGGCGGGGCGCGCGCGGCTGCCGTTCGGGGCTGCAGGCGCGGCAGGCGGCTGTCCGGGCGGCGCAGGCCTTGGCACCGGGGAGTTAACACTTCATGCTTCTCGCCTCCTCTTCTGCCTggctcttttttaattaaaaaaaaaatttttttttttcctctcctctcgcTCAACCTCGCGCTCTTCCTCCCTCCGTGCAAAGTGCAAGACAGAGGTGCAGCCGGGCTGGAGGAAAGGGTGGGGGGGGGAGTTgagttctttcttgcttttttttttttcttttaaagcgaAATAGCGAAGTCCTGGGGAAAAGGCGAGGCGCAGAGCAAAAGGGGGGAGACCGCGCAGACGAGCAGCCGGAGCTATACAGCtcgaagatgaaaaaaaaagattttaaagcctCTGATCCAGCAAGAAGAGTTTAAAGCTATTGCTGAGTTTTATAGCACTCGTGACGTCAGGCCCAAATGGGAAATTGACTGGTACTCCGGACCAATGGGAGGCGGCGGGAGCGCCCGCGATTAGCATAGGAGTCGAGAAACAAGGAAACTTTTCCGAGCTGTCAATCAGGGCCCAATCAGCTGACTGTCAGCTGGGACGGGCAGTCTTAACCCTTCCCGAGCCGCAGCCTCCGCGCGAGGTTGCAAAGACCAGAGCAAAGTTTGGTGCAAGAGGGGACAGAGTTTTCCGGAGGGGCTGCGGGAACCCGGGTGGACAGCGAGGACGGTTTGCTTTACTTCGGAGCTAGAGAGGCCTGCCTTCCGGAGCCCCAGCTCGCCTGCCACTCGCTCGGCCACGGTTGGCCTGCTCCCCCCCAACTCCTTCCtgaccgcccccccacccccgacacacACCCCCGCAAGGATCGTGAATTCGCCGGGTAGCTTTTTCTCCTTGCTCCACCTTAGGGCACCCAGGTTTCCGCCCGGGGGGAACCTTCCTTCCCCGGAGCCTGGCAATGCCCCGAGCGCAAACTTGGCCCCAACTCTTTGTCCCTCTCCCCGGTGCCCGCGCGCACCCGCGCGCGTGGGGGCGCAGGGGTCCCCACTGCGCGCTTGACCTCGCCCGGTCGCGCGCTTGCCAGGGCGGCTCCAAGTCCGCGGAGAGAGAGAGCCCGTTTTATCAGCCTCTTTTAAAGGATTTGAAATGAGTTGCTCAGGGGCCATTCCGCGCGGGGGCTGGCTGCCCGCTGGCTTCTCCCGTCCTTGGCTGGGGGGTGCGAACGCGAATTAACTCCGGGAAAGCTCGGTGTCAGGTCAGCCCGGCTCCTCACCCTCGGGCCTCTGACTCTGGCCCGAGTCTGGCCTTTGAGACTCACTTCTCTTTctcatacacacacgcacatactcaTCCACCCCCTTATGAAATCTGACTCCTGTTTATCAGGGTCCTGCGCGCCCTTTGCACTTTTACATTTCGCTTAATTATTTCAGACTTGATCGTGGGGAGGAACGGGGGCGAAAAAAGAACCAATACCCCAGCCTTCACCAGCTCCCCTCGAAGGGTTAAGTTTTAAACCGCGGTTTCTGGGACGGGTCCGGAAACCCagagtgggggatggggaggacgGGAGTAGGGGCTGCTTCTCCCCCTTGGGGGTGTTGCAGATGCTAATAACTAACTGTTCAGTTTTCTCGATCGATTCTTCTAaagctttgcaaaaaaaaaaaaaaaagaaagaaagaaagaaaagaaaaaggaagggaaaaaaaagaaagaaagaaccagcAACTCTGTTTCTAAGATTTTAAAGCGATAGGCCAGATGGAGAAGCCGAGATTTATTTGAGGGAAAGCGAGAGGGCGCGGAGCCGACCCAGCGTTTGGAAGACCAGCCTGCCTGCCTGGATGTTGGACTGTTGATTCCTCCAATTAATGAAATGCACTTGGTGTTAAtcatatttatcttattttatggGAGGGGGAGACGCTAGGAgggtgcattaaaaaaaaaatctgaaaagcctGCAGAACGGTCGAAGAGGGAAAACTATTGTTGGACCGAGTTGGTTCTTACCTCAACAGCGCCACCTTTCGGCAAAGGTCAGTTGAAATTGATCCGTGTCCAGTTTTGTtgatgaaatgaaaagaagctgGTTTCCCTAGgtgggaggaggaaagaggggcGGAAAATTGGTTTGGCTGCAAGTGGGAGAACCCGACTTTGTCAGGAAAGGGGCTGAAGGCAGTGCTGGCAGGTGcgggaaacatttttttcccccgcCGACCCCTTTGACTGTGGAGAAAGAGGCCAGGGGACCCGGGAGACTTATGCAAGCGGATCCCGTGTAACAAACAGGGCCCCAAACCCTTTTTAAAAAGTGCCAGGATGCATTTTCAACGGGCTTTATGGCAATATCAATAGAATTAAAGTTACTTGTAATTCAGTGATAAATGAGATGTCTCTAGTAAGTAAGATTAAGTGCAGTGCTATGAAGTTGTTTATCTGAAAAGTAATTCTCAGAAAACCTGACTTCTGACACTTAGTCATATATTAAGCCAGCCTCTTGCACATTGCACTTCAGAATGCTCTCACCCACCCGACTGCATGCTTTACTATTTATAATGAGACCTTGGGTGTCACTCATTGGCTTCATACACCAGATTAGACGTGTGTTCATTTCCCTCACGCTGGCAGCCTTGGGTTTCAGCAAACCCGGGAATCCCTAAGGAGAGACTCCCCAAAAGGCTTGCAGGCAAGTCGTTATCCTAAAAGGCCAGCACTGTTGGTATTTTCCAGAAaagcactttttctttttatcattactGCAGAGACGATGTTTATAAGAGTAGCTTGGGCTTTATGGGAGTACTTTGTTGGGATGGAATGAGATATGTCCATAACCAGTTTGGGGAAGAAAGAGTGAAGATTATGTCAATATTTATGCAGCCTCACAGaatctctttgcttttctctttcaaacAGTATTTCACCTAGTAATGAAGTTAAGGGATTACAGCTTATGTATTCAGGGGAAAAATTTACTGCTTAAATTACATCAACATATTATGTCATTAGCATTGTCCATAGCAATATTTTTCTAagt
The genomic region above belongs to Budorcas taxicolor isolate Tak-1 chromosome 18, Takin1.1, whole genome shotgun sequence and contains:
- the MAF gene encoding transcription factor Maf, with the protein product MASELAMSNSDLPTSPLAMEYVNDFDLMKFEVKKEPVETDRIISQCGRLIAGGSLSSTPMSTPCSSVPPSPSFSAPSPGSGSEQKAHLEDYYWMTGYPQQLNPEALGFSPEDAVEALISNSHQLQGGFDGYARGAQQLASAAGAGAGASLGGSGEEMGPAAAVVSAVIAAAAAQSGAAPHYHHHHHHHHAAGHHHHPTAGAPGAAGSASASAGGAGGSGGGSGGPASAGGGGGGGGGGGGGAAGAGGALHPHHAAAGGLHFDDRFSDEQLVTMSVRELNRQLRGVSKEEVIRLKQKRRTLKNRGYAQSCRFKRVQQRHVLESEKNQLLQQVDHLKQEISRLVRERDAYKEKYEKLVSSGFRENGSSSDNPSSPEFFMYPRESSTSVM